The DNA window AGGGTTTCCTTCATTAGGAAATTCTGAAACTAACAGTTGAAATACTTTAATTGCTGCTTCATTTTGTTTGTATCCAAGAAGGTCATAGCCAATTGTATTAAGTGCAGAAGAATCTTTAAAATCAAACTCATTGGCTTTTTCTGCTTTTGAAGTTTTATAAAATGCTATTCCTTTATCTGTGTTTTCAAAAATTTTATTTTGTAAAAGGAAATACACATTCTTTTTAGGAAATCTTTCTAAATCATTTATAATGTTATTAGCAATTCTATTAATTAATGTTCCAGATGTATCTCCATTTGAATTAAACGCTACTGTAAATCCTGCATTTAGTTCTGGCATAACAATTACCCAATTTGTACTTCCGTTAGTACCTCCATTATGCATAAATTCGCCATCGGTATTAACTTGCCAGAAATACCCAAACATATCGTCTTCTTCATCTTTAAATAACGGTTTTTGCATTTCTTTAATCACAGGATTATCAGTTTCAAGAAGGTATTTTATGTAATTAGTCATATTCGGAATTGTAGATTTTAAGCCTCCTCCAGCGCCAGACATAATAACAGTCATAGGCTCAACAATTTGTCCTTCATCAGTGTAACTTCTTATAAATCTTTCTCCTTCTAAAGATGTTAATGACATTGTTGTTTCAGACATATTTGCTTTATACAAAATTTGCTCATCTATTAATTCTATATACGATTTATCATATACTTTCTCAAGAATAAGTACTAAAAGCTCAGGACCAATAAATGGTGAATACTCATATTTCACACCTGGAATTGTATCTAATTTATAAGTCATTAAATCTTTGAGTAATGTGTCTCGATTGTAGTTTTGGATCTCTTTTTTATCTTTCCAAGTGGCATTTGGTGAAAACATTTTTGCTAATACTTCAGAAAAATCTCTTCTTATTCCACTTGTATGCGTTAATAAATCTCGAATTTGAATTGGTCGATTTTCGAATTCTAAATTAGGAAATGAACCATCAAAATAAATTCTTATATCATCTTCAAGTTTAATTTTTCCATCTAAAACGGCTTGAGCAGTTATTATTCCTGTAAATGATTTAGTAACTGAAGCTATTTCAAAAAGTGAACTATCATTAGGTAAGTTGTTTCTGCCTTTATCAATTTCACCATAATACCCATTATATGTTTTACCATCTTTATAAACTCCTATTGAAATTGAATTAATTTCTGGATATTCAAGCATGAGGTTTGCATTATTTACCATTAAATACTCAATGGGATTTAATGTCTCGTTTTGAAGAACTTTAGTATCGTCTTTACAATTTAAAAATAGCAATAAGGTGAAGAGTAAACTTAATTTTGTTTTCATAGATTTCAAATTGATGGTTATGATAAAGATAACGCATCTATAAGAATGTTACAGTTTTAGAAACCATTTGCTATTATTACTAATTGACCAAGTTTGCAACGATAGTTTTAACAGGTAAAATAGCTTTAGTATGTTCAATACTAGGTCCAGCAACCCAAACGGTTTTATATGTGGCTTTTGTAGCTGCTTTTTCAGTCGCTTTCATACCAATTGAAAATCGAACCATTTTGACCCATTTTTTGAGTTTTTTGTTCTTATTCAATAGGTTCTCTATCCAAGTGGCTTTCGTGCCAATTTTTTGAACATATGGAGTATTAATCACTGTGCATGGCGTTCCAGAAATACGTTCGGTCATGATAATATCATCAGCTCCATAATCGACACACGCTTGTTTGTAATCATCAGTTACACCAGCTTCGATTGAAGCAATAAACGGGCTTCCAACTGAGACGCCTTCAGCGCCATAACTTAACATGTTTTCAATATCAGTTTTGCAACCAACACCACCTGCAGAAATTACAGGAATAGTTAATTCTTTACTTAATAAATTGGTAAGTTGTTCAGGAGAGAGATTTCCTCTATGACCACCAGCTTCATTGTTTACTGCAATGGCTGCATCAGCTCCTAATTGTTCCACTTTTTTGGCAAATTTTAAATCGGTTACATCACAAAATACTTTAATACCAGCTTTACGAGCTTGATTTATGGTCTCTTCAGGACTACCCAAAGATGTAATTATAAAGTCGCAACCTTCTTCGCACAACACTTCTAATTGCCCTTTATACTTGATATTAGATTTATTAACAATTAAATTAAATCCGAAAGAACCACCCTCAACTTTAGCCGCTTTTAACGTTTTAATAGCAGTACGTAATTCGTCAAGTGTTCTATAATTTAGTGCAGGAATACAGCCAGCAATTCCAGCATTCATCGCTTCAACGACCATAGATACATTAGAAACCAAAAACATTGGTGCTTGTATAATAGGATATTTAATATTTAAAAGCTTTGTGAGTTTTGTAGATGTCATTCTATACCATTTTTGTAAAGATATGAAAAATACTATGCACGCATAATTTTTAAAGTTTCAGTTTAATAATAAAAAAAGCCTTATTTTTAATTTTACATTGTCTTTTGAAACAATATATTCGCATTCTTAACCATTTATATATGATTAAATATACTTTAAGTGTTATCATCTGTTTAACACTAACATGTTCTGCTTTTTCACAAAAAAGAATAGAACCAGCGACTCAAGATATCACATTAGCAACGAGTTTAAAAGAGCAATATCCAGATGATAATGTAGCATTAGTTAGCAGTAAAGATCAAGTTACTTTTGGTTTAAATAAGCGCGATGGAAAAGTAACTGTGATGCATCATGTTAGTGAGAACATGATAAATATTGATTCTAGAGCAGATATTCAAGTTTATAATTTTTATGATGGAGAATCTACTATTGAAGAATTTCAAATTCGATATAAAAATAAAAAGGAAGCCAACTTTTTTGTAAAAGACGAAGCCTATACAAGTGATGATTTATTTCACAATGATAGTCGCGTACAATATGCAAATATAGATTTTCCTTTAAAAGGGTATCGTTACTTGACTTCAATTAAAAAGGAATATAAAGACATAAAATATTTTACCAAGCTATATTTTAATGGTGAATATCCAACGGTTAAGAAAACAATTCGTATTGAAATTCCAAATTGGTTAGATATTGAACTCAGAGAGTTGAATTTTGATGGTTATGCGATTGAAAAAAGTGTACATCCCAATCAAAAAGGCAACGGAAAAATTCATACATACACTTTAAAAGATACTCCAGGAATGTATAAAGATAATTCAGCACCAGGACCAACTTATATTTATCCTCATGTGCTTGTTTTGCCTAAATCGTATACACTTAATGGAAAAACAGTTAACATTTTTAAAGAAACTCAGGACCTTTATAATTGGTACAAATCGTTAGTTAATAGTTTAGAAAATGATAATGCGCCAATTACAGATAAGGTAATAGAACTGACAGCAAATGCGACTTCAGATGAAGAAAAAATAAAAAACATCTACTATTGGGTTCAAGACAATATTAGATACATCGCTTTTGAAGATGGTATTGCTGGTTTCAAACCAGATGAAGCTGCCAATGTGTTTACAAAACGCTATGGTGATTGTAAAGGTATGGCTAACCTAACGAAACAAATGTTGATTGAAGCTGGTTTTGATGCTCGATTAACTTGGATTGGCACAAAACGAATTGCTTATGACTACTCTACTCCTAATCTTTCTGTAGATAATCATATGATTTGTACACTTTTTAAAGACGGAAAAACCATATTTCTAGATGGAACAGAAAAGTTCAACGCTTATGGCGAATATGCAGATCGCATTCAAGGCAAGCAAGTATTAATAGAAAATGGAGACGAATTTATTTTAGAATATGTGCCAACTTCTGAAGCTGAATTTAATAAAGAACAATTCGCTTATAGTTTAAAACTTTCAGAAGATAATATGATTGGTAAAGTCGATAAAACATATAATGGAGAAAGTCGTTCTGGACTACTCTATTATTTTAATAGCTTGAAAAATGATAAAAAGGATGAATTTTTAGAGTATTATCTTAATAAAGGGAATAGCAATATTAAAGTCTCAAATATTGAAACTTCAAATTTGCAAAATCGTGATAGTAACATCAATATCGCTTACAATGTTGATATAAAAAATGCTGTATCTTCTTTTGATAATCAGGTTTATATCGATCTTGATTTCGACAAACAACTATCAAATTTTGTGATGGAAGAACGTAAAACAGATTATATTTTTAGTTCTAAAAAAGACATGGAATCAATCACACGATTAGAAATACCTCAAGGTTATAATATTTCGCATTTACCAGAAAACATTTCTATCACAAGTGATAATTTTGATATGAGTGTCAACTTTTCAAAAGAAAACAATGTGATTGTCTACAAAAAACAATTCCGTATTAAAAACGCTAAAATTGAAACTACCGATTTTGAAGAATGGAACGGTTTCATCAAAAAACTTGACGCCTTATACAACGAACAAATTATATTAAATAAAGACTAACATATGACATCTAAATATTTACTATTATTCATATTCGCACTTACTTCTACTGCGTTTTCACAATCAAAAGAAGAATTAGCTGCTAAAGATTTTTTTTGGGGAGATAACGATCAATACAAAAATGCAAATGATATTCCTGCTGAATTATCAAATGAATCTGCAGTTATCATTTATAAAAATGAAAACTACGATTTCCATAAGTATGGTAAAAATGTAACGTATACAACTTCAGTTAGAAAACGTATTAAATTATTAGATAAAGCTGCTGTTGAAGAGTTTTCCGAATTTGCGTTTACAAGACGATTTAGATCCTCTAAAGGGCGTTATTCATGGAAAGTAAAAGGTGACACTTATGTTGGTGTTAAAATAATTAAACCAGATGGAAGTATTACAGAAATAGATGTAGAAAAAGATGCTGTTGAAGTTGATGGCGAAACAAAATTAGCGATCTCAAACCTTGAAGTTGGAGATATAATCGATTACTATTCTTATAAAAATGAACCTTTCAAAAGCACTTATGCTTTCGGGTTTGAACCTGTTGAAACAAGTTTGAATGAAGAATATCCAATTATGGATTTCAAATTATTCTTTGAAACAGAAAATGATTTTTTTATCAATTTCAAGTCGTTTAATGGTGCTCCAGATTTACAAGAAATAGCTACTGATAAAAAGAACATGAGACGTTATGAACTTACTGAAACTAATATTGCAAAACGTGAATATACACGTTGGTTTTATCCTTTAGTTGAATTACCTTCTTATAAATTTCAAGTCTATTTTGCACGTTCGGGAAAGTTTGAAGATCGTGCTTTAGCCTTTCTTCCTGAAAAGGAAACCATCATAAAAACCACAGTTTCTCAAGACGAAGTTTTAGACTTATACGACAATAGATTTAAGCCAGATGGCGATGTAGGAGACGTAAAATCCTTTTTTAAAGGAAAAGAATTTAAAAACGATTCTGAAAAAGTAGTTGCTGCTTACTATTACATGAGGCATTTTTATTTAACACGTTACTTAGAAGCGTTTTATGCACGAGAAGCTAGTATTTCGGCATATCCATTTATGGTGTATGGAAATAATGTGGTCTTCATTCAAAATCAAAAACAATTTATAAGACATTTTACAGAATTCCTTAAGCGACAAAAAATAGATTATAGTATTGTAGTTGGCAAGAAACGATATGATGGTTCTATAGATGAACTCTTGATTGAACGTAACGTAAATGTTATGGTGAAAATTAATACTGCCGAACCATTGTACGCTGAGTTTTTTAGTCCACATACTAATATTAATGAGTTCTCTCCTCTTATGGAAGGTACTGATGTTCTATTGTTGTCATCTAAAAAAAACAAGCGTATTATTGATAAAATTGATCGTGGAACTTTACCTACATCAAGTTATGAAGATAATGAAACTAAAAAAGAGATGATACTTAATTTTAATGATGATTTTTCTGGATTATCGATGACAGCTGTAAATAGTTTTAAAGGCCATAATAAAGGAGAACAACAATATGATAGATTACTTTTTAGTGATTATGTATTTGAAGATTACAAGAAGTATGATACTGAGTCTTGGATTGAAGTTACTCGTGGAAAGAAAAATAAAATCAAATTTCAAAAAGAGATGGATGCTCTCATTGAGAAATTAAAAAATAATCAAAAGGAAAAATTTGAAGCCAGTGCCCAAGGTGAATATGGAATTGAAGACATTGAAGATTATAACTTTATCATAAATGATAATGGACGTTATGCTCTTGACAGTTATTTTACATTTACTGAAAATTTCACAGCCAAAAATGCATTGATTAAGAAAGCTGGTCCAAATTATATTGTAGAAATTGGAAAACTAATTGGTGGCCAAATAGATTTAGATGAAAAAGAGCGTCAGCGTACAGAAAATGTGCATTTGCCACATCCAAGAGTGTTTAATTATACCATAAAATTAAATATCCCTGAAGGCTATACGGTTGCTGGTTTAGACAAACTAAATAAAAACGTAGACAATTCTACTGGAGCTTTTATAAGTACTGCAAAAATTGAAGACGATCAATTAATTATAACAACATCTAAGCGTTATAAAAATTACTATGAATTAAATAGTGATTGGTCAAAAATGATTGTTTTCTTAGATGAAGCAAATCAATTTACTAATGAAAAGGTACTTTTGAAAAAATTATAATGCTTATCTGTGTCTTTTCATTTTTTGTTGCTTTACCATATAATAAGCAAAAATAATATTTGGGACCCAACATAACCACGCTACAATTCTATACGCTATAATAAAATCATTTAAAAAAGCGATTAATATTGGCAACCAAATTCTTAAAGTAACAGCAGCAAAGCAAGCAGCATAACTATAAGTCATAAATTTTTGGTGTTTGCTAATGCTTCTATTTATAATTTCTAAATACGCTCTAACAGTAGTATACAACCAAACAATAGCTAGGCAAGAAAAACCTAATATGGATACAATTCCACCAGTAGCAAAGTAAGCAATATACAATGCAGAGAGTCCACTAATTAGTACAGAAATTAAATAGATTCTACCTAAATTACGGTGTAAGATTTTATTCTTTTTTCTAAGTTTTTCTCTAAACTGAGTCCAACCAACTAATAGCGCAAGTCCTCCAAGTGAAATATGCATATAAAACCCAATATTCCATAAACCATCATTTAATAAGTGTGCGCTTTTTGAAGTCAGTATTCCAATATTTGAATCAATTATGAAATACAATAATGGATATAAACCAATTATAATACACAGCGATGCAAAAATTATTAAGCCGAGTTTTTTTGTCATTTCACTATGCTTATAGAGCGTTATCCATAATATCTTGTACGACTTCAGGATTTAAGAGTGTACTTGTATCACCTAAATTACTTGTGTCTTTTCCAGCGATTTTACGTAAAATACGACGCATGATTTTACCACTTCGTGTTTTTGGCAAAGCACTTGTAAATTGAATCTTATCGAGTTTCGCAATAGGACCTATTTGTTCAGTAATGATTTGATTGATTTCTTTTCGTAAATTATCATGATTACGAGTTTCGCCAGTTTCTTTTAATGTAACATAACCATAAAGAGCATTACCTTTAATATCATGAGGAAAACCTACGATAGCACTTTCTGCAACAGCAGGATGTTCATTTATGGCATCTTCAATTGGTGCTGTTCCTAAATTATGACCAGACACAATAATCACATCATCTACTCTACCAGTGATTCTGTAATAGCCAACTTCATCACGTAAAGCGCCATCACCTGTAAAATACATGTTTTTATATGCCGAAAAATACGTGTCTTTATAACGTTGATGATTTCCCCAAATGGTACGTGCAATACTTGGCCAAGGAAATTTAACACACAAACGACCATCGACCTGATTCCCTTTAATTTCTTGACCATTCTCATCCATTAATGCAGGTTGAATCCCTATAAAAGGCAACGTTGCATACGTTGGTTTAGTTGGTGTAGCAAACGCAATTGGAGTAATCATTATTCCTCCTGTTTCTGTTTGCCACCAAGTATCAACAATAGGCGCTTTTTTCTTTCCGACGTTATCGTCATACCAATGCCAAGCTTCTTCGTTGATTGGTTCACCAACAGTTCCTAAAACTTTAATTGATGATAAGTCTCGATTTTCTAAATGCTCAACACCTTCTTTGGCTAAAGCTCTAATGGCAGTTGGTGCAGTATAAAATTGATTTATTTTATGTTTTTCAACAATGTCCCAAAATCTTCCAAAATCTGGATAGCTTGGCACACCCTCAAACATTACTGTAGTTGCTCCATTACACAATGGACCATAAACAATATAACTATGACCAGTAATCCAGCCAATATCAGCTGTACACCAATACACATCTTCTTCTCTATATTGAAAAACATTCTTAAACGTATATGCTGTATATACCATATAGCCAGCAGTTGTATGAACCATACCTTTAGGTTTTCCTGTTGAACCTGAAGTATATAAAATGAATAATGGGTCTTCAGCATTCATCGTTTCTGCAGGACAATTTGCATCAGCATGATCCAATAAGGGTTGTAACCAATGGTCTCGATTAGCGTTCATTTTAATATCAGAATTAATACGTTTTGCTACTAATACAGATTCAACACAAGCACAATCTTCTAGCGCTTCATCTACAATTCCTTTTAGATCAATGGTTTTAGATCCTCTATAAGATCCATCACTGGTAATGACCATTTTACAATCTGAATCATTGATTCTAGTAGCCAATGCATTTGATGAAAACCCAGCAAAAACTACAGAGTGTATAGCACCAATTCTCGCACAAGCCAATACTGAAATTGCTAGTTCAGGAATCATTGGTAAATAAATACAAACGCGATCACCTTTAGTAATCCCTTTATCTTTTAAAACATTTGCAAATCGACAAACTTTCTCATGCAATTGATTGTATGTGATATGCTGAGCCGCTTCATCTGGACTGTTTGGCTCAAAAATAATGGCTGTTTTATCACCTCTAGTTGGTAAATGCCTATCGATACAGTTTTCAGTTATATTAAGTTGTGCGCCTTCAAACCATTTAATTTCTGGCTTCGTGAAATCCCAACTTAGGACATTATTCCATTTTTTTCGCCACATAAAATGTTCTTCAGCAATTTCTTCCCAAAATACTTCTGGATTTCTTACCGATTTACGGTACACCTGATAATATTCTTCTAAATGCTTAATATGATAGTTGCTCATTATAGTGTATTTTGTTTTAGCAAGTTAATGTATCTATTTTAAATTAAAAAATGCGTCTTCTTCTTTAGTTAACAATCTAGAATGAATAAAAAAACGAAGACCTAAAGGTATTTCCAAAGAAAAACTTGCGCCTCGACCTTCAGTAATGTCAATTGTTAAGTGTGTGTGTTTCCAGTATTCGAACTGATCTTGGTTCATATAAAAATTAACACCGTTTAATATTCCTAAAAGAATATCACTGTCATCTAAATACAAATCTCCTTTTTCAAAAACCATTGGTGCAGAACCATCACAACAACCACCACTTTGATGAAAAATTAACTCACCATGTTTTGTTTTTAACAGCTCCAATGTTTTTGACGCTTTTTCTGTAATTGCTACTCTTTCCATAGTTTATAATATTAAAAAGGCTGAATTTTAAAAAAAAAAATCAGCCTTTATAGCTATTAATCGATTCTACTAAAAGAATCCTAATTTATTTTTATCGTATGAGATTAACATGTTTTTAGTTTGACGATAATAATTAAGCATCATCACATGATTTTCTCTACCAAACCCAGATTTTTTATAGCCTCCAAAAGGAGCATGCGCAGGGTAAGCATGGTAACAGTTTACCCAAACACGACCAGCTTTTATGGCTCTTGGTATTTGATATAATTGATGTGCATCTCGCGTCCAAACACCTGCTCCTAATCCGTAAAGTGTATCGTTTGCTATCTCTAAAGCTTCAGCTTCATCTTTAAAGGTTGTCACACAAGCAACAGGTCCGAAAATTTCTTCCTGAAAAACTCTCATTTTATTATGACCTTCTAATAGTGTTGGTTTAATGTAAAACCCGTTTGCTAAATCACCACTTAATTTATTTGCTGTTCCTCCTGTTAATACTTTTGCACCTTCATCTTTTCCTATTTTAAAATAGGATTGGATTTTTTCATATTGATCATTAGATGCTTGAGCACCAACCATAGTCTTTACATCATAAGGATTATCTTGAATTATAGCATTTGTACGTTCAATAACACGTTCAATAAACGCATCGTAAATATCTTCTTGAACTAAAATCCTGGAAGGACATGTACATACTTCACCTTGATTGAACGCAAATAAAACTGCACCTTCAATAGCTTTATCTAAATAGGCATCGTCAGCATCCATTACAGAATTAAAGAAAATGTTAGGAGATTTTCCACCTAACTCCATAGTTACTGGATTTAGATTTTTAGATGCATACTGCATAATTAGTTGTCCTGTAGTGGTTTCTCCAGTAAAAGCAACTTTGTCTACTCTAGCACTAGACGCTAATGGTTTTCCTGCTTCTGGACCAAAGCCATGTACTACGTTTACAACACCTGGCGGAAACACTTCAGCAATTTTCTCCATTAGTAAGGTTGCAGATGAAGGTGTTTGTTCAGCAGGTTTTAAAACCACGCAGTTTCCAGTTACAAGAGCTGGAGGTAATTTCCAGGATAGCATTAAAAGTGGAAAATTCCAAGGGATAATTTGACCAACAACACCTAATGGTTCTTTAATATTCATGGATAAGGTATTCTGATCTAGTTCAGTTGCACTGCCTTCTTCAGAACGAATACAAGCTGCAAAATACCTCCAATGATCTACTGCCAATGGTACATCTGCATTTAAGGTTTCACGAATTGGCTTTCCATTATCGCAAGTTTCTACTAATGCAAACGCTTCCAAATTAGCTTCAATAATGTCTGCTACTTTATTTAGCAAGGTTGCTCTTTCTGTTGCAGATGTATTTCCCCAAGCTTCTTTTGCGGCATTAGCTGCATCTAAAGCTAACTCAACATCTTCTTTTTGTGAGCGAGGGTACTTTGCAATAAAACTATTATCAATTGGAGATGTGTTTTCGAAATATTGACCATCAATAGGATCTACAAATTTTCCATTGATAAAATTGCCGTATTTTTCTTTAAATTTTGGTTTTGAATAACTCATATAATTTCTTGTTTAATTAGTAATTAGTAAAAATTTTAGTCCAAAAAATGGTTTATATTTAATTTTGATAAAGTTATTTTATCATATTCTAATTATCTTGAACATATTTATTATATTCTTGAACATATCTCTTATTTGCCTTATTTATGCATTAAAATTTTGTAATATTGAGTATGAAACCTTTATTAAATCAGCATAAAAACAATAGAAAACTGACCACTTTAGTGGAAAATAGAACAACGTATAATGCTGATTATGCAGAACTTAATATTTATGAAACTCATGCTCTTGCTGAAAAAGTGTCGCTAACCTTTGACTTTCCAATTATAGCAAGTATGCTTACAGGAAAGAAAATCATGCACATTGATGGTTTTGAAGCTTTTGATTTTTATCCTGGTGAATCTGTAGTAATGCCAACGAATAAGGAAATGGTTATAGATTTTCCTATAGCCACAAAAGATCGTCCAACCCAATGTTTAGCCTTAGGTATTGATGCTTTCAAAATTGATGAAGTTGTTGAAAAATTTAACCATCACGTCGCTATTGAAAACGAAAACAATAATTGGAATTTAGACCAAACTGCTTCTCATTTAATTAACAATACAGATGTAAATCATTTAATTGAACGGCTAACGTATACTTTTACTAATAATAACAAATCTAAAGACGTCTTATTAGATTTAATGATTCAAGAATTAGTCGTTAGATTATTGCAGACCAAAGCGAAGTCTTTAATTCTAAACGATCCGAATCAGGTTTTTAATGATACTAGAATCGGTTCTGTTATTAAATTTATCAAAGATAATTTAACTAATAAAGATATTTCTGTTGATCTCTTAGCGAAAAAAGCTCACATGAGTACGTCTCATTTTCACAAACAATTTAAAAACACTTTAGGAGTCTCACCTATTGATTATATAAATTCTGAAAAAATAAAGTTTTCTAAAAAGCTCATTAAAGAATCTAAAGATTTTAGAATGTCTGAAATTGCTTTTAAATCTGGATTCAATAATACGAGTTACTTCAATAGACAATTCAAAAAAATGGAACTTATGACACCTCAACAATTTAAATCTTCAATCTCTAAATATTAAGTGTTTTTAAGACGTGTTCTGTATGCTTTTATTTCTTTCACAACTCTTGG is part of the Psychroserpens ponticola genome and encodes:
- a CDS encoding DUF2306 domain-containing protein, producing the protein MTKKLGLIIFASLCIIIGLYPLLYFIIDSNIGILTSKSAHLLNDGLWNIGFYMHISLGGLALLVGWTQFREKLRKKNKILHRNLGRIYLISVLISGLSALYIAYFATGGIVSILGFSCLAIVWLYTTVRAYLEIINRSISKHQKFMTYSYAACFAAVTLRIWLPILIAFLNDFIIAYRIVAWLCWVPNIIFAYYMVKQQKMKRHR
- a CDS encoding serine hydrolase, whose protein sequence is MKTKLSLLFTLLLFLNCKDDTKVLQNETLNPIEYLMVNNANLMLEYPEINSISIGVYKDGKTYNGYYGEIDKGRNNLPNDSSLFEIASVTKSFTGIITAQAVLDGKIKLEDDIRIYFDGSFPNLEFENRPIQIRDLLTHTSGIRRDFSEVLAKMFSPNATWKDKKEIQNYNRDTLLKDLMTYKLDTIPGVKYEYSPFIGPELLVLILEKVYDKSYIELIDEQILYKANMSETTMSLTSLEGERFIRSYTDEGQIVEPMTVIMSGAGGGLKSTIPNMTNYIKYLLETDNPVIKEMQKPLFKDEEDDMFGYFWQVNTDGEFMHNGGTNGSTNWVIVMPELNAGFTVAFNSNGDTSGTLINRIANNIINDLERFPKKNVYFLLQNKIFENTDKGIAFYKTSKAEKANEFDFKDSSALNTIGYDLLGYKQNEAAIKVFQLLVSEFPNEGNPYDSLGEAYFINEQYDLSLENYKKAFELNSNNGNAKTMIDEINTIISQS
- a CDS encoding NAD(P)H-dependent flavin oxidoreductase; this translates as MTSTKLTKLLNIKYPIIQAPMFLVSNVSMVVEAMNAGIAGCIPALNYRTLDELRTAIKTLKAAKVEGGSFGFNLIVNKSNIKYKGQLEVLCEEGCDFIITSLGSPEETINQARKAGIKVFCDVTDLKFAKKVEQLGADAAIAVNNEAGGHRGNLSPEQLTNLLSKELTIPVISAGGVGCKTDIENMLSYGAEGVSVGSPFIASIEAGVTDDYKQACVDYGADDIIMTERISGTPCTVINTPYVQKIGTKATWIENLLNKNKKLKKWVKMVRFSIGMKATEKAATKATYKTVWVAGPSIEHTKAILPVKTIVANLVN
- a CDS encoding DUF3857 domain-containing protein, giving the protein MTSKYLLLFIFALTSTAFSQSKEELAAKDFFWGDNDQYKNANDIPAELSNESAVIIYKNENYDFHKYGKNVTYTTSVRKRIKLLDKAAVEEFSEFAFTRRFRSSKGRYSWKVKGDTYVGVKIIKPDGSITEIDVEKDAVEVDGETKLAISNLEVGDIIDYYSYKNEPFKSTYAFGFEPVETSLNEEYPIMDFKLFFETENDFFINFKSFNGAPDLQEIATDKKNMRRYELTETNIAKREYTRWFYPLVELPSYKFQVYFARSGKFEDRALAFLPEKETIIKTTVSQDEVLDLYDNRFKPDGDVGDVKSFFKGKEFKNDSEKVVAAYYYMRHFYLTRYLEAFYAREASISAYPFMVYGNNVVFIQNQKQFIRHFTEFLKRQKIDYSIVVGKKRYDGSIDELLIERNVNVMVKINTAEPLYAEFFSPHTNINEFSPLMEGTDVLLLSSKKNKRIIDKIDRGTLPTSSYEDNETKKEMILNFNDDFSGLSMTAVNSFKGHNKGEQQYDRLLFSDYVFEDYKKYDTESWIEVTRGKKNKIKFQKEMDALIEKLKNNQKEKFEASAQGEYGIEDIEDYNFIINDNGRYALDSYFTFTENFTAKNALIKKAGPNYIVEIGKLIGGQIDLDEKERQRTENVHLPHPRVFNYTIKLNIPEGYTVAGLDKLNKNVDNSTGAFISTAKIEDDQLIITTSKRYKNYYELNSDWSKMIVFLDEANQFTNEKVLLKKL
- the acs gene encoding acetate--CoA ligase; translation: MSNYHIKHLEEYYQVYRKSVRNPEVFWEEIAEEHFMWRKKWNNVLSWDFTKPEIKWFEGAQLNITENCIDRHLPTRGDKTAIIFEPNSPDEAAQHITYNQLHEKVCRFANVLKDKGITKGDRVCIYLPMIPELAISVLACARIGAIHSVVFAGFSSNALATRINDSDCKMVITSDGSYRGSKTIDLKGIVDEALEDCACVESVLVAKRINSDIKMNANRDHWLQPLLDHADANCPAETMNAEDPLFILYTSGSTGKPKGMVHTTAGYMVYTAYTFKNVFQYREEDVYWCTADIGWITGHSYIVYGPLCNGATTVMFEGVPSYPDFGRFWDIVEKHKINQFYTAPTAIRALAKEGVEHLENRDLSSIKVLGTVGEPINEEAWHWYDDNVGKKKAPIVDTWWQTETGGIMITPIAFATPTKPTYATLPFIGIQPALMDENGQEIKGNQVDGRLCVKFPWPSIARTIWGNHQRYKDTYFSAYKNMYFTGDGALRDEVGYYRITGRVDDVIIVSGHNLGTAPIEDAINEHPAVAESAIVGFPHDIKGNALYGYVTLKETGETRNHDNLRKEINQIITEQIGPIAKLDKIQFTSALPKTRSGKIMRRILRKIAGKDTSNLGDTSTLLNPEVVQDIMDNAL
- a CDS encoding DUF779 domain-containing protein; translation: MERVAITEKASKTLELLKTKHGELIFHQSGGCCDGSAPMVFEKGDLYLDDSDILLGILNGVNFYMNQDQFEYWKHTHLTIDITEGRGASFSLEIPLGLRFFIHSRLLTKEEDAFFNLK
- a CDS encoding transglutaminase-like domain-containing protein — protein: MIKYTLSVIICLTLTCSAFSQKRIEPATQDITLATSLKEQYPDDNVALVSSKDQVTFGLNKRDGKVTVMHHVSENMINIDSRADIQVYNFYDGESTIEEFQIRYKNKKEANFFVKDEAYTSDDLFHNDSRVQYANIDFPLKGYRYLTSIKKEYKDIKYFTKLYFNGEYPTVKKTIRIEIPNWLDIELRELNFDGYAIEKSVHPNQKGNGKIHTYTLKDTPGMYKDNSAPGPTYIYPHVLVLPKSYTLNGKTVNIFKETQDLYNWYKSLVNSLENDNAPITDKVIELTANATSDEEKIKNIYYWVQDNIRYIAFEDGIAGFKPDEAANVFTKRYGDCKGMANLTKQMLIEAGFDARLTWIGTKRIAYDYSTPNLSVDNHMICTLFKDGKTIFLDGTEKFNAYGEYADRIQGKQVLIENGDEFILEYVPTSEAEFNKEQFAYSLKLSEDNMIGKVDKTYNGESRSGLLYYFNSLKNDKKDEFLEYYLNKGNSNIKVSNIETSNLQNRDSNINIAYNVDIKNAVSSFDNQVYIDLDFDKQLSNFVMEERKTDYIFSSKKDMESITRLEIPQGYNISHLPENISITSDNFDMSVNFSKENNVIVYKKQFRIKNAKIETTDFEEWNGFIKKLDALYNEQIILNKD